The following are encoded together in the Bradyrhizobium genosp. L genome:
- a CDS encoding branched-chain amino acid ABC transporter permease, producing MASILTNLFDGVAYGMLLFVLACGLAVTLGLMNFVNLAHGAFAMAGGYICAVLANNLGWPFFAALPLAFVGSAAIGVVLERALYRHLYTRSHLDQVLFSIGLVFMSVAAVDYIMGSSRVFIKLPAALEGQIDLFGVGIGRYRLMLVVICGLLTLALQLILAKTRFGSRLRAAVDDPRAAIGLGINVPQVFAFTFAFGCGLAGLGGALSAEILGLDPYFPLKFMIYFLIVVTVGGSSSITGPFLASLLLGIADVAGKYYVPKMGPFVIYTVMIVILLWRPNGLFGRPAAR from the coding sequence ATGGCTTCCATCCTCACCAACCTGTTCGACGGTGTCGCCTACGGCATGCTGCTGTTCGTGCTCGCCTGCGGGCTCGCGGTGACGCTCGGGCTGATGAACTTCGTCAACCTCGCGCATGGCGCCTTCGCCATGGCCGGCGGTTACATCTGCGCGGTGCTGGCGAACAATCTCGGCTGGCCGTTCTTTGCCGCGCTGCCGCTCGCCTTTGTCGGAAGTGCCGCGATCGGCGTCGTGCTGGAGCGCGCCCTCTACCGCCATCTCTACACCCGCAGCCATCTCGACCAGGTGCTGTTCTCGATCGGGCTGGTCTTCATGTCGGTGGCCGCGGTCGACTACATCATGGGATCGTCGCGGGTGTTCATCAAGCTTCCCGCGGCGCTGGAAGGGCAGATCGATCTGTTCGGCGTCGGCATCGGCCGCTACCGGCTGATGCTCGTCGTGATCTGCGGCTTGCTGACGCTGGCACTGCAACTGATCCTGGCCAAGACCAGATTCGGCAGCCGGCTGCGCGCCGCGGTCGACGATCCGCGCGCCGCGATCGGGCTCGGCATCAACGTGCCGCAGGTGTTCGCCTTCACCTTTGCATTCGGTTGCGGCCTCGCCGGCCTCGGCGGTGCGCTGAGTGCGGAGATCCTCGGGCTCGATCCGTACTTCCCGCTGAAGTTCATGATCTACTTCCTGATCGTCGTGACCGTCGGCGGCTCCTCGTCGATCACCGGGCCGTTCCTCGCCTCGCTGCTGCTCGGCATCGCCGACGTCGCCGGCAAATATTACGTGCCGAAGATGGGCCCGTTCGTGATCTACACCGTCATGATCGTGATCCTGCTCTGGCGCCCGAACGGCCTGTTCGGCCGCCCAGCTGCACGGTGA
- a CDS encoding branched-chain amino acid ABC transporter permease encodes MTARSDVSSHAIAGARWRISEVAFWVLALACGILFPSRYLIMTDIVRLGLFALSLDLILGYAGIVSLGHAAFFGVGAYSAGLLALHGIINEPVVALVAAGLVAAVLGFLTSFLVIRGVDLTRLMVTLGIALLLEALAERFADITGGTDGLQGIEMQPILGLFSFDMFGKVGFFYSLIVLFILFLLARRVVHSPFGLSLRAIRNNPLRAAAIGIPVNRRLIAIYTFAAFYAGIAGALFTQTTALASLDVFAFERSADLMLVLVIGGTGYLYGGLIGAVVFKMLQELFQSLTPQYWLFWIGLVLVVIVLVGRARIHRWVLFLPNLVIRQFAGRKAVVVVPESDAS; translated from the coding sequence ATGACCGCGCGCTCCGACGTCTCCTCTCACGCCATCGCCGGCGCACGCTGGCGGATCAGCGAAGTCGCGTTCTGGGTGCTGGCGCTGGCCTGCGGCATCCTGTTCCCGTCGCGCTATCTGATCATGACCGACATCGTGCGGCTCGGCCTGTTCGCGCTGTCGCTCGATCTGATCCTCGGCTATGCCGGCATCGTCTCGCTCGGCCATGCGGCCTTCTTCGGCGTCGGCGCCTATTCGGCCGGCTTGCTGGCGTTGCACGGCATCATCAATGAGCCCGTCGTCGCGCTGGTCGCCGCAGGCCTCGTTGCGGCGGTGCTCGGCTTCCTGACCAGCTTTCTCGTCATCCGCGGCGTCGACCTGACGCGGTTGATGGTGACGCTCGGCATTGCGCTGCTGCTGGAGGCGCTCGCCGAGCGCTTCGCTGACATCACCGGCGGCACCGACGGTCTGCAGGGCATCGAGATGCAGCCGATCCTCGGGCTGTTCAGCTTCGACATGTTCGGCAAGGTTGGCTTCTTTTATTCGCTGATCGTGCTGTTCATCCTGTTCCTGCTGGCGCGCCGCGTGGTGCATTCGCCGTTCGGCCTGTCGCTGCGCGCAATCAGGAACAATCCGCTGCGCGCGGCCGCGATCGGCATCCCGGTCAATCGCCGCCTGATCGCCATCTATACGTTCGCCGCGTTCTATGCCGGCATCGCCGGCGCGCTGTTCACCCAGACCACGGCGTTGGCCTCGCTCGACGTGTTCGCCTTCGAGCGCTCTGCCGACCTGATGCTGGTGCTCGTGATCGGCGGCACCGGCTATCTCTATGGCGGCCTGATCGGCGCGGTCGTGTTCAAGATGCTACAGGAGCTGTTTCAGAGCCTCACCCCGCAATACTGGCTGTTCTGGATCGGCCTCGTGCTGGTCGTGATCGTGCTGGTCGGCCGCGCCCGCATCCATCGCTGGGTGCTGTTCTTGCCGAACCTCGTGATCCGCCAGTTCGCGGGACGCAAGGCCGTCGTCGTGGTGCCGGAGAGTGACGCGTCATGA
- a CDS encoding ABC transporter substrate-binding protein: MYNRRKMLLWAATTASLAGLCAIAPARAEDTVKIGLILPMTGGQASTGKQIDNAVKLYMQQKGDTVAGKKIEVILKDDAAIPDNTKRLAQELIVNDKVNFIAGFGVTPAALAAAPLATQAKIPEVVMAAGTSIITERSPYIVRTSFTLAQSSTIIGDWAVKNGIKKVATLTSDYAPGNDALASFKQHFTAGGGEIVEEVKVPLANPDFAPFLQRMKDAKPDAMFVFVPAGQGGNFMKQYAERGLDKSGIKVIGPGDVMDDDLLNNMGDAALGAVTAHLYSAAHPSQMNKDFVAAYKKAFGNRPGFMAVSGYDGIHLIYEALKKTGGVTDGDKLIEAMKGMKWESPRGPISIDPETRDIVQNIYIRKVEKVDGELYNVEFQTFEAVKDSGKTKK; the protein is encoded by the coding sequence ATGTATAATCGTCGCAAAATGTTGCTGTGGGCCGCCACGACGGCCTCGCTCGCGGGCCTGTGTGCGATCGCGCCGGCGCGCGCGGAAGATACCGTGAAGATCGGCCTGATCCTGCCGATGACCGGCGGCCAGGCCTCGACCGGCAAGCAGATCGACAACGCCGTCAAGCTCTACATGCAGCAGAAGGGTGACACCGTCGCCGGCAAGAAGATCGAGGTCATCCTGAAGGACGACGCGGCAATTCCCGACAACACCAAGCGCCTCGCCCAGGAGCTGATCGTCAACGACAAGGTCAACTTCATCGCCGGCTTCGGCGTGACGCCCGCTGCGCTGGCGGCGGCGCCGCTGGCGACGCAGGCCAAGATTCCGGAAGTGGTGATGGCGGCCGGCACCTCGATCATCACCGAGCGCTCGCCCTATATCGTACGCACCAGCTTCACGCTGGCGCAATCCTCCACCATCATCGGCGACTGGGCGGTCAAGAACGGCATCAAGAAGGTGGCGACGCTGACCTCGGACTATGCGCCGGGCAATGACGCGCTGGCGTCCTTCAAGCAGCACTTCACCGCCGGCGGCGGCGAGATCGTCGAGGAGGTCAAGGTGCCCTTGGCCAATCCCGACTTCGCGCCGTTCCTGCAGCGCATGAAGGACGCCAAGCCGGACGCGATGTTCGTGTTCGTGCCGGCCGGGCAGGGCGGCAACTTCATGAAGCAATATGCCGAGCGCGGGCTCGACAAGAGCGGCATCAAGGTGATCGGGCCGGGCGACGTCATGGACGACGACCTGCTCAACAACATGGGCGATGCCGCGCTCGGCGCCGTCACCGCGCATCTCTATTCGGCAGCGCACCCCTCGCAGATGAACAAGGACTTCGTCGCCGCCTACAAGAAGGCGTTCGGCAACCGCCCGGGCTTCATGGCCGTCAGCGGCTATGACGGCATCCATTTGATCTATGAGGCGCTGAAGAAGACGGGCGGCGTGACGGACGGCGACAAGCTGATCGAGGCGATGAAGGGCATGAAGTGGGAAAGCCCGCGCGGCCCGATCTCGATCGACCCGGAAACCCGCGACATCGTCCAGAACATCTACATCCGCAAGGTCGAGAAGGTCGACGGTGAGCTCTACAATGTCGAGTTCCAGACCTTCGAGGCCGTCAAGGATTCCGGCAAGACAAAGAAATGA